The Henckelia pumila isolate YLH828 chromosome 2, ASM3356847v2, whole genome shotgun sequence genome includes a window with the following:
- the LOC140883319 gene encoding uncharacterized protein, with protein sequence MACINDSLGDDELRAVLSKLLLDKDRDIFGLVCKRWLRLQSSERRKLCARAGPHMLNRIAARFTSLRELDLSQSISRSFYPGVTDSDLSVISTAFSALRVLNLQNCKGITDYGISAIGAGFPSLESLDVSYCSKLTDKGLSSVAKGCGDLRALHLAGCKLISDSLLTHLSMNCNKLEELGLQSCTNLTDSGLIALAEGCQSLKLLDLNKCKNIGDLGIYNVAKGCSSSLRTLKLLDCYKVGDDAILSLAKHCRNLEALIIGGCRDIANESIKSLAVACFSSLKILRMDWCLNVSDISLDCIFTLCRKLEALDVACCEELTDAAFQSLGNDDFKLKLKILRLSNCPKITVDGINKLLLSCEALEYLDVRSCPHITKVRCHEAGLQFPIACQVNFSGSLSEPEVLR encoded by the exons ATGGCTTGCATAAATGACAGCCTCGGTGACGATGAACTTCGGGCCGTGCTGTCCAAGCTTCTGCTGGACAAGGACAGAGATATCTTCGGCCTCGTCTGCAAGCGGTGGCTCCGCCTCCAGAGCTCTGAGAGGAGGAAACTCTGTGCTCGTGCCGGCCCCCACATGCTCAACCGCATCGCCGCCAGATTCACCAGCCTCCGTGAGCTTGATCTCTCTCAGTCCATCTCACGCTCTTTCTATCCAGGTGTCACCGACTCCGATCTCTCCGTCATCTCCACCGCGTTTTCCGCGTTGCGTGTTCTAAACCTACAGAATTGCAAAG GTATAACTGATTATGGAATATCAGCAATTGGAGCGGGGTTTCCTTCTTTGGAATCGTTAGATGTATCTTATTGCAGCAAGTTAACAGATAAAGGATTGTCAAGTGTTGCCAAAGGTTGTGGGGATCTCAGAGCATTACATCTTGCAGGTTGCAAACTTATATCTGATTCTCTGTTAACTCATCTTTCGATGAACTGCAATAAACTTGAAGAGTTGGGTTTGCAAAGTTGTACCAACTTAACTGACTCTGGTCTCATTGCTCTTGCTGAGGGTTGTCAGAGTTTGAAGCTTTTAGACCTCAATAAGTGCAAAAATATTGGTGATCTTGGGATATATAATGTAGCAAAAGGTTGTTCCTCTTCCTTGCGCACTTTAAAGTTGCTAGATTGCTACAAGGTTGGAGATGATGCCATACTATCCTTGGCCAAACACTGCAGAAATCTAGAGGCACTCATCATTGGTGGTTGTCGAGACATAGCTAACGAATCCATAAAGTCATTGGCCGTGGCTTGTTTTAGCAGTCTCAAGATTTTGCGCATGGATTGGTGTTTAAATGTATCTGACATATCTTTAGATTGCATATTTACTCTGTGTAGGAAGCTTGAGGCTCTAGATGTTGCATGTTGTGAGGAATTGACAGATGCTGCTTTTCAAAGTTTAGGAAATGACGATTTTAAGTTGaagttaaaaattttgaggCTGAGCAACTGCCCAAAGATTACAGTTGATGGAATCAACAAACTTTTGTTGTCATGTGAAGCTCTCGAATATCTTGATGTCCGTTCGTGCCCTCACATAACCAAAGTGAGATGCCATGAGGCGGGACTTCAGTTTCCTATAGCATGCCAGGTAAATTTTTCTGGTAGCTTGTCAGAGCCAGAAGTCTTGCGCTAG
- the LOC140883482 gene encoding putative GEM-like protein 8, whose product MEVKTSKSRTGKKNMQTEHVIMGIPITSQDYAFSAKPLLPDPASQYQLLPSPANHYYKIRRSRVDLAIAKINKLGQSVDIFAQGIREHVRLGPKLSETVKGKLSLGARILQLGGVDKVFKQKFDIRDGEKLFKASQCYLSTTAGPIAGLLFISNHRVAFCSERLIKLSSPSGKLVKIHYKVMIPLRKIWRANKSEDVKRPTQKYVQIVTEDNFDFWFMGFLNHQRTFKYLQQAIHQAR is encoded by the exons ATGGAAGTAAAAACCAGCAAGTCGAGAACTGGGAAGAAAAATATGCAGACAGAACATGTGATCATGGGGATTCCAATCACCTCACAAGATTATGCTTTCTCTGCAAAACCACTTTTACCAGATCCTGCGTCTCAATACCAGCTTCTGCCTTCTCCAGCTAATCATTATTACAAAATCAGACGCA GCAGAGTAGACTTAGCGATTGCCAAGATTAACAAACTCGGGCAAAGCGTGGACATATTTGCTCAAGGGATCCGAGAGCACG TGAGACTAGGACCCAAGTTAAGTGAAACTGTGAAAGGAAAATTGAGCCTGGGAGCAAGAATCCTTCAGTTAGGGGGAGTGGACAAAGTTTTCAAGCAGAAATTTGACATCAGAGATGGTGAAAAGCTGTTCAAGGCTTCACAGTGCTATTTGTCGACGACAGCTGGTCCTATTGCTGGACTCCTCTTTATTTCCAATCATAGAGTTGCCTTCTGCAGTGAGAGATTAATCAAACTCTCTTCTCCATCAGGGAAGCTGGTTAAAATTCATTATAAG GTTATGATTCCACTTCGGAAAATATGGAGAGCCAACAAAAGTGAGGATGTGAAAAGGCCGACACAGAAGTATGTGCAAATAGTCACTGAGGACAATTTTGATTTCTGGTTCATGGGATTTCTAAATCATCAGAGGACTTTCAAGTATCTGCAGCAGGCAATCCATCAAGCCAGATGA
- the LOC140883792 gene encoding GEM-like protein 7 has protein sequence MEVKTSKSRIGKKNMQKEHVIMGIPISSQGYAFSAKPELLPDPASQYQLLPSPANHYYKIRHSRVDSVIAKINKLGQSVDIFAQGIREHVRLGPKLSETVKGKLSLGARILQLGGVDKVFKQKFDIRDGEKLLKASQCYLSTTTGPIAGLLFISNHRVAFCSERLIKISSPSGKLVKINYKVMIPLRRITRANESENAKKPTQKYVQVVTDDNFDFWFMGFLNHQRTLKYLQQAIHQAR, from the exons ATGGAAGTAAAAACCAGCAAGTCGAGAATTGGGAAGAAAAATATGCAGAAAGAACATGTGATCATGGGGATTCCCATTAGCTCACAAGGTTATGCTTTCTCTGCAAAACCAGAACTTTTACCCGATCCCGCGTCTCAATACCAGCTTCTGCCTTCCCCGGCTAATCACTATTACAAAATCAGACACA GTAGAGTAGACTCAGTGATTGCTAAGATCAACAAACTCGGGCAGAGCGTGGACATATTCGCTCAAGGGATCAGAGAGCATG TGAGACTAGGACCTAAGTTAAGTGAAACTGTGAAAGGAAAACTAAGCCTGGGAGCAAGAATCCTCCAGTTAGGGGGAGTGGACAAAGTTTTCAAGCAGAAATTCGACATAAGAGATGGTGAAAAGCTTTTGAAGGCTTCACAGTGCTATTTGTCGACGACGACTGGTCCTATTGCTGGACTTCTCTTTATTTCTAATCATAGAGTTGCCTTCTGCAGTGAGAGATTAATCAAGATCTCTTCTCCATCTGGAAAGCTGGTGAAAATAAACTATAAG GTCATGATCCCACTGAGGAGAATAACGAGAGCCAACGAAAGTGAGAACGCGAAAAAACCAACACAGAAGTATGTGCAAGTAGTCACTGATGACAATTTCGATTTCTGGTTCATGGGATTTCTAAATCATCAGAGAACTCTCAAGTACCTGCAGCAGGCAATCCATCAAGCTCGATGA